The following DNA comes from Picosynechococcus sp. PCC 7003.
GGCCCGCCAGCGGACGACATTGATTAAAAGAATCAGAGTGATGCCATTGAAGAAAGTTCCAGTCAGGAGAAAGCCAAGGGCAACACCAGGGCTACGACTCCCCAAAATCAGATCAGCGATCGCCGCCATTTGCGTCGGTTGAATAGCGTACAAGATCCCCGCGCCAAATAGACCCGTCATGCCGTGGCTGAGTAATGTTTCTAGGGGGAACAGAACTTGACCGCAGGCCATCATGCCACAGGCGATCAAAAGCCAGACCGACCATTCCAGCAGTTCTTGCATGAGGTTTTGGCTCGCCATGAGGGATCGAAACCGACGAGAAGTGGGCAGGATTGTCAGTTTACTCGGTGGCGAAAGGGTTTCTGGTTGGGCGTTGGGAATTCGGTGGGAACTGGGACGGGCGATCGCCGGATACAAAAAAGTTTCTAGATCCCCCTGTTGGTAACTGCGTTGCTGACGCGCCAACATAAAAATACTGGCAATCAAAAGCAAGATCCCCAGGCTCAGGCTGCCATAGAACAACAGGAGTCCTCCCCGCCCAGATAACTGCTGCCAAAATTTAGCCAGCACAAAGGGACTCAGGGAAACGGTGCTCAACCAAAAGGCGATCGCCACCACCGAGGACCCGGATTGCCACAGTAGCCGTCGCATAAGGGGCAGTCCTCCAGCCTGACCTAGGGGCAGGATAAGACCGAGGCCAAGGCCAGCCAGTAATTGCAACCAGGTGCTTTGGGGGAGGACTTTCTCCCACCAGGGACGGGGCGCAAAAATCAGGGCCACCGTCGAGAGACATCCCCCCACAAAAAGCCAGGGCCAAAGGATCAGCCATTGGGCGATCATCAGGGTAAACCACTGTTGCAAAGCGACCATTACCACACCTAAATTCCAGAAAAATTGCTCCATTTACCCTAACCGATCCCTGGTCTTTTGCTCGATTTTGAGCGGCGATCGCCCCGGCCCGACACCCCCCTGGGGATCTTCTTACAAGCCTTGGAAAAAGGAGCTTAATGGGTTATTAGTATAGAATTGAAAAACTTTGTTTATCATCATTTTTTAACTGAGAGGAATCAAACCATGGATTGGCGAGTTGTTGTTGTTTTAGCTCCTGTAATCATCGCTGGCTCTTGGGCAATCTTTAACATTGCTGCGGCTGCCCTGAACCAACTCCGCAACATGCAAACGAAGAAATAAGTCTTTATCTCTACTGCTTTTCGCGTAAATTACCCTTTGTTTTTGACAGGAGCAGCCCCTAGGGGTTGCTTTTTCATCCCCAGCAATTCCTATGACTGTGCAAATCCGTCGTCTCCACCCCAGCCGTCCCGTTAACGTCAGCATCTTGCAGTACCAAGTGGCGGTGCCCGATGCCAAACCCCAGCATATCCTGGAGGAAATTGTTTGGCATAAAGAAAAAGAAGTGGAACAGCTGCGCGATAAGGTTTCTCTCCTGGAGCTGCGCCAACGGGTGACGAAGGTGCCACCGGCAAAAGATTTTCTAGGGGCCTTAGTCCATGGGAAGACCCAACCTGCACTCATCGCCGAAGTGAAAAAAGCCTCTCCCAGTAAGGGGGTAATTCGGGAAGATTTTGACCCAGTGGCGATCGCCAAAAGTTATGCCGCCGGGGGAGCCAGTTGCCTCTCAGTCCTCACCGATAACAAGTTTTTCCAGGGGAGCTTCGAAAACCTGAGCCTCGTGCGCGATGCGGTGGATCTCCCCTTGCTCTGCAAAGAATTTATTATTTATCCTTATCAAATTTTTAAGGCCCGCAGCCACGGTGCTGACGCCGTTCTGCTGATTGCTGCGATCCTCAGTGACCAAGACCTTGCCTATTTCGTCAAAATTATCCGCAGCTTAGGGATGACGGCCCTGGTGGAAGTGCATACCCTCGCTGAACTGGATCGCGTCCTCGCCATCGAGGGGGTCAGCCTCGTGGGGATCAATAACCGTAACCTCGAAGATTTTTCTGTCGATTTGGAAACAACCACCATGTTGCTGGAAAGTCGTCGTGCTGAACTCCAGGCTAAGGGGGTCCGCGTTGTCAGTGAATCGGGCCTACATACCCCCCTTGATCTCCGGTTTGTCAGAGAGGCCGGAGCCAAGGCCGTTCTCATTGGGGAATCCCTCGTGAAACAGCCGGATCCTCAACAGGCGATCGCCGACTTGTTTCAGTTTTAGATCGGGTTAAACCTGGAGCGGCACCGCCGCCGTTTGGAAATGCTTCTCGATGGTGGCCTTGGGGATCGCAGTCTGTAGATGCTGCCAGGGGAGCACCTGGGTCGTCGGCCAATCCTGGTGGACATAAAATTCTAAGGGAGGAATTTGTCCTTTGAGGTCTTTAAAAGCCCGCTTGTAGCTACCGAGGGTATCGCCATAGTCACGGGTCAGTTCGAGTAATCGTGATAGGCGGCGATCGCCCCGGGAAAGCAACCCCTGAATCACTGACCAGTTATAGCTTTCTGGCCGGAATTCCATCCCCTGGGAACGGAGCTGTTTCTGGAGGAGTTGCAGCCGTTTCTTCGCCGCTGGGTTCACCCCAAACCACTGGAAAGGCGTGTGGGCCTTAGGCACAAAGGTGCTACAACCCAGGGTTAAGCGCAAGCCTGGGGCCGCTTTTTTGACGGCCTTCATCATCGCCACAGTTGCTTCTACATCGGCCATTTCTTCCCCAGGAATGCCCACCATCCCGTAGAATTTAATCCCCTTAAGGCCGCCTGCCTTCGCATTTACTGCCGCTGTAATAATTTCGTCATTGGTGAGCTTTTTATTCACAATTTCCCGGAGCCGTTCAGAACCACTTTCTACGGCAATGGTGATCGAACGGGTATCCCGGGCGGCGAGGGTCCGGGCCAATTTTTCCGTGACGGTGTTTGTCCGTACCGAGGCAATACTCAGGCGCACATCGGCATATTGGGGTTGAGAAAGATAGTCTAATAGTTGCTCAAATTCCGGGTGTTGGGTCACAGAAGCCCCGAGCAAACCGAGGCGATCCGTAACTTTAAGGCCCCGCTCAATGGCTGGGATCAATGACTGCTCTAAATTAGCCGTCCGAAAAGGCAAGGTGACATAGCTGGCGAGACAAAAGCGGCACATCTCCGGGCAACTGCGCACCACTTCTACCATGTAGATGTTTTCCCAGGCGGCTTGTTCTGTGACCACCGTCGAGGCCGAGAGGGTATTCCCCCGGTAGGTCTGTTTTTCGACGCTGGGAGGCACATCGGCATATTTGGGTTCAATGGTTTCAATGGCCCCCGTTGGCTCCTGGTAGGTTACTTCGTACAGACTGGGCACATAGATCCCCGGCGTTTGGGCGAGGTGGCGTAATTTGGTTTGGCGATCGCCTTGGCGTACCCCTTGGTATTGATCGATAAATTCATCCAGGAGATTTTCCCCGTCCCCCAGGAGGATCACATCGAAAAAGTCCGCAAAGGGTTCTGGATTGGCACTCAACACCGACCCACCACCAAACACGAGGGGATGCTGCTCGCCACGCTCGGCTGCCCGTAACGGAATTTTTAGCTGCTCCAGAAGGCTAAAAAGATTTGTGTAATCCAGTTCCCAAGAAAAAGAAAAGCCCACAATTTCTGGCTGGGACGGCAGTTTTTCCTCTAAATCCGTAAACAGGCGACGCACATCCACATCGGGCCGCTGGCTAAATTTTGCCCACACCAGTTGATAGCCCAAGCTCGTAATCCCCACGGTGTAGGTATTGGGAAAGGCGAAAACCAGGGGGATTGCGTTGGCCGTTGGTGTTACCGGATCAAAGAGGAGGCATTCTTGGTCAAACAAAGTCGTCAGGGTCAGAAAAAGTTTTGTACCCTTGCCATTGTAAGGGAGTCCCTTCAGGGATTGGCGATCGCCACAGAGGGGACAGAAAAAAGCGGGTTTTTCCCCGATTTTCCCTAGCGTAAATACCCCAAATTGACCCCAAAATTTTGTAAAAAAATTATTTGTTTTCCAAGCTTATCTAGTGTTAGTATATGCAAGCTTTCTGTTTTTCACCATAAATATGGTGCCATCTCTAAACAGAATTTTTTTAATTTAACCTCTTCATCCCGTCTGCCCTATGGATCTCCGTCAAGATACTGCCCCCTCCAGAAGCACCACTAGCGCCACTGCAATCTACTCTGCTTCCAGGGCGGCGGTAACACCGACGAAACCCCAGACCTATGTGATCAAACGGAGCGGTAAACGGGCCCCCCTCGATGTCACCAGAATTCGCAACGTGGTGCAATGGGCCTGTCAGGATTTAGAGGCCAACACCATTGAACTTGAAGCCGGCCTGAAAACGCGCCTCAAAGATGGGGTCACCACCCGGGAAATTCAAGAAAATTTAATTCAATGTGCCCTGGAAATGTGTAGTCCTGAAGAACCGGACTGGCGTTATGTGGCTGGGCGTCTACACATCTGGAGCCTCTGGAAAGATACCCTCGTGGCGCGCGGTTATCAGTATGGTCAATATTCCCAACTCGTGGCCGAAAAAGTCGCGGCGAAAGCCTACGACGAAAGGCTGTTGCAATACAGTGCGGCAGAGCTAGAGATTGCTAATGGTTGGATCAATCCTGATTGGGATATGGATTATGACTATGCGGGGGCGGTGCTGCTCACAAAGCGCTATCTTCTGGATGATGAACTGCCCCAGGAAGCGTTTTTAACCTGTGCTCTTCTCCTGGCTCTCCCGGAAAAACCAGAAAATCGGCTGAAGTGGGCAAAGAAATTTTACGAGGCGATCGCCCAACGGCAGATTTCTTTAGCGACGCCGATCCTCGCCAATTTACGCGTCCCCAATGGTTCCCTTTCTTCCTGTTTCATTATCGGCATGGAGGACAACCTAGAAAGTATTTTCCGGGAAATCACCAACGCGGCCCGCATTTCTAAAAATGGTGGCGGGGTGGGCTGTAATGTCAGTCGGATTCGCGCTACAGGTAGCCGCGTCATGGGTAAAGCGAATGCCTCCGGGGGCGTGATCCCTTGGATTAAACTCCTCAACGATACGGCGATCGCCGTTAATCAGGGGGGACGCAGAGCTGGGGCAATCACCGTTTCCCTCGATGTGTGGCATTTAGACGTGCCGGAATTCCTCGAAATGCAGACCGAAAACGGGGATCAGCGGCGCAAAGCCTACGATGTGTTTCCCCAATTGGTGGTCACCGATGAATTCATGCGACGGGTACAAAACAAAGAAGCCTGGACTCTGGTCGATCCCTATGAAATCAAAGAAAACCTCGGCATTGATCTCGCGGCCCTCTGGGGAGAAAAATTTGACGCAGCCTACCGTCAAATTGAAGCAAGCCTCGACAAAGAAATTAAGCTCTACAAAAAAGTAGATGCCCGGCACCTGTTTAAGGAAATTATGCGATCGCAGATCGAAACCGGGATGCCTTACATCGCCTTTAAGGACACCATTAACCGCGCCAACCCCAACCAACACGAGGGCTATATTCCTGGGGTCAACTTGTGCGTCGAATCCTTCTCCAATGTCGTGCCGGGTCAGCTTGCCCACACCTGTAACCTCGACTCTTTAAACCTGGCGAATATTGAAGCCGAGGAACTAGCCGATGCCTGTGAAGTAGCGGTGCGCATCCTCGATAACACCATCGAAATTACTAACACCCCCTTTGAAGACAGTAGCATCCATAACCAGCGTTACCGCACCATTGGCGTCGGGGCGATGGGCTTGGCGGATTGGCTCGCCAAAAATAAGCTTTCCTATAAAAATGTTGAGGCCATTGATCGCCTGTTTGAAGATATTGGCTACTATTGCACCCGCACCTCCGTGGACCTCGCCAAAGAACGGGGCGCTTACCCTGCTTTCCCGGGGAGCGAATGGAGTAAGGGTCATTTAATCGGCGCGAAACCGATTACTTGGTATCGAGAAAATGCCCACGAAGTAGACCGCTGGGAAAGCCTCAGTGAGGATGTGCAAAAGTATGGCATCCGCAACAGCCACATTACGGCGATCGCTCCCAATACTTCCTCTTCCCTAGTGCAAGGTTGTAGCGCGAGTATTTTGCCGACCTACAGTAAATTTTTCTATGACAAATGGGCAAAAGGCACCGTTCCCATCGCCCCACCGTTTATCGGTAAATCTTTCTGGTTCTACCAAGAAAACAAAAGTATGGATCAGCGGATTGTGGTCAAAGCCGTCGCGACGATGCAGAAGTGGATTGATACAGGCATCTCGATGGAATTAATTTTCAATCTCAACCAAGGTATTTATTTCCCCAACGAACCGGAACGAGCCTTAAAAGCGAAGGATATTTTTGAAATCTTGATGTTGGCTTGGGCTGAAGGATGCAAGGCGATTTACTATATCCGCACCGTGCAAAAAGATGACTTTAAAGAAGGATCTGAAGGCTGTGTTGCCTGCGCGAATTAGGAAACCTGCATCAAAAAATATATTGATCGAAAGCTTTTGCTGACCATTGCGGTTCATTAAGCGCCTGGTGGGAGAGGGATCAGGGGCTTCGGGGAATTTGTTAGGATTAGAGATTACATATTTCTTGTTCCGCAGTTGTTCAAAACCCTATGGCAGACACCAAAAAACCGATCAAAATCATTAGTGATAATCGCAAAGCCCGTTTCCAGTATGAAATCCTCGAAACCTTAGAGGCCGGGATTCAGCTCCAGGGAACGGAGGTAAAATCGGTGCGGGCTGGCAAGGTGAACCTAGGGGACGGTTATGTTTTGATTCGCAATAACGAGGCGTGGCTGCTCAATGTGCATATTTCGCCATACACTGCCAGTGGCCAGTACTTTAACCATGAACCCAAGCGCGATCGCAAATTATTGCTACACCGTAAAGAAATTCGCCGCTTGATCGGTCAACTAGAACAAAAGGGATTAACGCTGATTCCTTTAAAAATGTACCTCAAGGGCAGCTTAGTGAAAGTCAGCCTGGGGCTAGGCCGTGGGAAAAAGCTCCACGATAAGCGCGAAACGATCAAGCGCCGCCAAGATAGCCGGGAAATGGCGCGGGCCTTAAAACGTTATTAAACTTATCCAATACTGGAAAGTTTCCCCAAAAAGCACCCTGGGCCAATCAAAGGTGCAAGTAAGTTGTGGGGCGATCGCCTTGGAGAATATCCATATTCTTCGGTCATCCCTTTGATAATTGGTGGAGTGAAACCCAGTGATCAGAAATCCCCAACAATAAAGGCGATCGCCAAAACTCAACAAAAGCATTCGTCAAAAGGGTGAATGTATCTTAAGATTGTCAGATAAGAGAATTAATTTTCTTGACAAAATCACGAATAAAATAAGCAAGTAAGATAGGAGGACATCTATGGCTCTCGTCCCAATGCGTTTGCTCTTAGATCACGCTGCAGAAAATAGTTATGGCATTCCTGCGTTTAACGTCAACAACATGGAACAGATTCTGTCCATCATGCAGGCTGCTGATGAGACCGATAGCCCCGTAATTCTCCAAGCGTCCCGTGGTGCCCGTAGTTATGCCGGGGAAAACTTCCTCCGTCACCTCGTGCTTGCCGCCGTGGAAACCTACCCCCACATCCCCGTTGCGATGCACCAAGACCATGGCAACAGCCCGGCCACCTGCTATTCCGCAATCCGTAACGGCTTCACCTCCGTAATGATGGACGGCTCCCTCGAAGCCGATGCCAAAACTCCCGCGAGCTTTGACTACAACGTCAGTGTGACTGCTGAAGTTGTAAAAGTAGCCCACTCCGTTGGTGCTTCCGTCGAAGGGGAACTCGGCTGCCTTGGCTCCCTCGAAACAGGGATGGGTGAAGCAGAAGACGGCCACGGTTTTGAAGGTGCCCTCAGCAAAGAACAACTCCTAACCGATCCCGACGAAGCTGTCGAATTTGTTGAGCGGACCCAAGTAGATGCCCTTGCTGTAGCGATCGGAACCAGCCACGGTGCTTACAAATTTACCCGGAAGCCAACTGGTGAG
Coding sequences within:
- a CDS encoding ribonucleoside-diphosphate reductase subunit alpha; protein product: MDLRQDTAPSRSTTSATAIYSASRAAVTPTKPQTYVIKRSGKRAPLDVTRIRNVVQWACQDLEANTIELEAGLKTRLKDGVTTREIQENLIQCALEMCSPEEPDWRYVAGRLHIWSLWKDTLVARGYQYGQYSQLVAEKVAAKAYDERLLQYSAAELEIANGWINPDWDMDYDYAGAVLLTKRYLLDDELPQEAFLTCALLLALPEKPENRLKWAKKFYEAIAQRQISLATPILANLRVPNGSLSSCFIIGMEDNLESIFREITNAARISKNGGGVGCNVSRIRATGSRVMGKANASGGVIPWIKLLNDTAIAVNQGGRRAGAITVSLDVWHLDVPEFLEMQTENGDQRRKAYDVFPQLVVTDEFMRRVQNKEAWTLVDPYEIKENLGIDLAALWGEKFDAAYRQIEASLDKEIKLYKKVDARHLFKEIMRSQIETGMPYIAFKDTINRANPNQHEGYIPGVNLCVESFSNVVPGQLAHTCNLDSLNLANIEAEELADACEVAVRILDNTIEITNTPFEDSSIHNQRYRTIGVGAMGLADWLAKNKLSYKNVEAIDRLFEDIGYYCTRTSVDLAKERGAYPAFPGSEWSKGHLIGAKPITWYRENAHEVDRWESLSEDVQKYGIRNSHITAIAPNTSSSLVQGCSASILPTYSKFFYDKWAKGTVPIAPPFIGKSFWFYQENKSMDQRIVVKAVATMQKWIDTGISMELIFNLNQGIYFPNEPERALKAKDIFEILMLAWAEGCKAIYYIRTVQKDDFKEGSEGCVACAN
- the fba gene encoding class II fructose-bisphosphate aldolase (catalyzes the reversible aldol condensation of dihydroxyacetonephosphate and glyceraldehyde 3-phosphate in the Calvin cycle, glycolysis, and/or gluconeogenesis), whose protein sequence is MALVPMRLLLDHAAENSYGIPAFNVNNMEQILSIMQAADETDSPVILQASRGARSYAGENFLRHLVLAAVETYPHIPVAMHQDHGNSPATCYSAIRNGFTSVMMDGSLEADAKTPASFDYNVSVTAEVVKVAHSVGASVEGELGCLGSLETGMGEAEDGHGFEGALSKEQLLTDPDEAVEFVERTQVDALAVAIGTSHGAYKFTRKPTGEILAISRIAEIHAKLPNTHLVMHGSSSVPQEWLDMINEYGGAIPETYGVPVEEIQKGIKSGVRKVNIDTDNRLAITAAIREAAMKDPKNFDPRHFLKPSIKYMKQVCSDRYQQFWCAGNASKIKQIPLDEFAKKYASGELAAKTAVNA
- a CDS encoding radical SAM protein; this translates as MFDQECLLFDPVTPTANAIPLVFAFPNTYTVGITSLGYQLVWAKFSQRPDVDVRRLFTDLEEKLPSQPEIVGFSFSWELDYTNLFSLLEQLKIPLRAAERGEQHPLVFGGGSVLSANPEPFADFFDVILLGDGENLLDEFIDQYQGVRQGDRQTKLRHLAQTPGIYVPSLYEVTYQEPTGAIETIEPKYADVPPSVEKQTYRGNTLSASTVVTEQAAWENIYMVEVVRSCPEMCRFCLASYVTLPFRTANLEQSLIPAIERGLKVTDRLGLLGASVTQHPEFEQLLDYLSQPQYADVRLSIASVRTNTVTEKLARTLAARDTRSITIAVESGSERLREIVNKKLTNDEIITAAVNAKAGGLKGIKFYGMVGIPGEEMADVEATVAMMKAVKKAAPGLRLTLGCSTFVPKAHTPFQWFGVNPAAKKRLQLLQKQLRSQGMEFRPESYNWSVIQGLLSRGDRRLSRLLELTRDYGDTLGSYKRAFKDLKGQIPPLEFYVHQDWPTTQVLPWQHLQTAIPKATIEKHFQTAAVPLQV
- the trpC gene encoding indole-3-glycerol phosphate synthase TrpC; amino-acid sequence: MQIRRLHPSRPVNVSILQYQVAVPDAKPQHILEEIVWHKEKEVEQLRDKVSLLELRQRVTKVPPAKDFLGALVHGKTQPALIAEVKKASPSKGVIREDFDPVAIAKSYAAGGASCLSVLTDNKFFQGSFENLSLVRDAVDLPLLCKEFIIYPYQIFKARSHGADAVLLIAAILSDQDLAYFVKIIRSLGMTALVEVHTLAELDRVLAIEGVSLVGINNRNLEDFSVDLETTTMLLESRRAELQAKGVRVVSESGLHTPLDLRFVREAGAKAVLIGESLVKQPDPQQAIADLFQF
- a CDS encoding photosystem II protein Y, with product MDWRVVVVLAPVIIAGSWAIFNIAAAALNQLRNMQTKK
- the smpB gene encoding SsrA-binding protein SmpB; amino-acid sequence: MADTKKPIKIISDNRKARFQYEILETLEAGIQLQGTEVKSVRAGKVNLGDGYVLIRNNEAWLLNVHISPYTASGQYFNHEPKRDRKLLLHRKEIRRLIGQLEQKGLTLIPLKMYLKGSLVKVSLGLGRGKKLHDKRETIKRRQDSREMARALKRY
- a CDS encoding permease, translating into MVALQQWFTLMIAQWLILWPWLFVGGCLSTVALIFAPRPWWEKVLPQSTWLQLLAGLGLGLILPLGQAGGLPLMRRLLWQSGSSVVAIAFWLSTVSLSPFVLAKFWQQLSGRGGLLLFYGSLSLGILLLIASIFMLARQQRSYQQGDLETFLYPAIARPSSHRIPNAQPETLSPPSKLTILPTSRRFRSLMASQNLMQELLEWSVWLLIACGMMACGQVLFPLETLLSHGMTGLFGAGILYAIQPTQMAAIADLILGSRSPGVALGFLLTGTFFNGITLILLINVVRWRAYVYLSLLLGLTLLALDLWLNFYVF